A window of Bacillus toyonensis BCT-7112 genomic DNA:
CAGAGTACGCATACGAACCATGGCACTTACGCTACGTTGGTAATCCATATGCCACATACATATATAAACACCATCTAACATTAGAAGAGGCAATGAAGGATAAAAAATAAGAGAGCGATTCGCTCTCTTATTTTTGTATTCTCTTCTATTATTTTAGTAATTTCATCTTCCATTCTTCAGGCCATGGCTCGCCTCTTCCTGTTTTTTTCGATGCTTGTACCATCATACCGCGTCCAACTAAACAAACTTCCCCTTCTGCATTTTTGACCATATAGTGCAAATCTAAAGAAGAATTCCCAACTGTTTCTGCCTTTACATATACTTTCAACTGCTCATCAAAATATATTTGTTTGATGAAATTACATTGTAAATCTGCAACAACGATCATCGTTT
This region includes:
- a CDS encoding acyl-CoA thioesterase; protein product: MKRISYIEDFKKWESGFSFYNPVKVRFGEVDMFGHVNNVIAFTYFEEARIALFKELGFMQEWTNESSETMIVVADLQCNFIKQIYFDEQLKVYVKAETVGNSSLDLHYMVKNAEGEVCLVGRGMMVQASKKTGRGEPWPEEWKMKLLK